Part of the Pseudomonas chlororaphis genome, CCGATTGGATCGCAGCAAACCCCGCCTCATGATGAAGCGCCAGATATTGCTGAAGCTTCGCACCCAAGCGAGCCACAAGCTCATTGCGATCAAAATCTCGACCCGACTCAAGACTCATGGATGTCCACTGCTGATCGACCTCGTCAGTCGAGCGCATATTCACGTTAATTCCTACACCCAGAACCACATGACAAACATCCGCCGGATCTCCCACCAACTCAAGCAGGATGCCAGCGATCTTCTTCTCACCCACCAGGACGTCGTTGGGCCATTTCAATGCCGCTTCCGCAATTCCCATGTCGCGCAGCGCATGCATGACAGCAAGCCCTACAACGAGGCTCAGCCCTTCTATCTGGCGCATGCCACCGTCAATGCGCAACACCAGGCTGTGATAGAGATTGTCTGCAAACGGACTGACCCACTTGCGACCGCGACGACCGCGCCCGGCTATCTGCCTCTCAGCCAGAACCAGGAACGGCGCCTGGACACCACGCTCGATGGAACGCAGCGCCTCGGCGTTGGTGGAGTCGATGGAATCGAATACATGAACAGGCCACTCACAGAGGCCATTTGCACAGATTTGCGCCACATCCAGAAGCAACAGCGGCTTGGCCAACTGGTACCCCTTACCTCGGACCTTATGAACCGATAGACCCAAGTCTGCCTCCAAGTGCTGTAGTTGCTTCCAGACAGCACTACGACTGATACCCAGCGCAGCACCCAGCGCCTGACCCGAATGAAAGCGACCGTCCTTGAGAAGTTTTAGCAACGTGAGCATGCGGACTGCGCCCTGACAATGAGGCCCGCATGATAGCCATGCGCAAGACGGTTGCATAGAAACACAAAATGACTTTCCTACGGGCAAAACAAAACCCCAACTGCTTTCGCAATTGGGGTTTCGGAATTTAATCTTGACGATGACCTACTCTCACATGGGGAAACCCCACACTACCATCGGCGATGCATCGTTTCACTGCTGAGTTCGGGATGGGATCAGGTGGTTCCAATGCTCTATGGTCGTCAAGAAATTCTTGAGCCAGCGCGCTTTTCAGCGTTCCAGCAAATCGGGTATGTGATCGGGTGTGAGCCGCAAACTTTCGGTTCGTTTCGTCTTCACCACACCGCAATCTGGCTTTCTAAGCGCAAATTGCTTGGGTGTTATATGGTCAAGCCTCACGGGCAATTAGTACAGGTTAGCTCAACGCCTCACAGCGCTTACACACCCTGCCTATCAACGTCGTAGTCTTCGACGGCCCTTCAGGGAGCTCAAGGCTCCAGTGAGATCTCATCTTGAGGCAAGTTTCCCGCTTAGATGCTTTCAGCGGTTATCTTTTCCGAACATAGCTACCCGGCAATGCCACTGGCGTGACAACCGGAACACCAGAGGTTCGTCCACTCCGGTCCTCTCGTACTAGGAGCAGCCCCTCTCAAATCTCAAACGTCCACGGCAGATAGGGACCGAACTGTCTCACGACGTTCTAAACCCAGCTCGCGTACCACTTTAAATGGCGAACAGCCATACCCTTGGGACCGGCTTCAGCCCCAGGATGTGATGAGCCGACATCGAGGTGCCAAACACCGCCGTCGATATGAACTCTTGGGCGGTATCAGCCTGTTATCCCCGGAGTACCTTTTATCCGTTGAGCGATGGCCCTTCCATACAGAACCACCGGATCACTAAGACCTACTTTCGTACCTGCTCGACGTGTCTGTCTCGCAGTCAAGCGCGCTTTTGCCTTTATACTCTACGACCGATTTCCGACCGGTCTGAGCGCACCTTCGTACTCCTCCGTTACTCTTTAGGAGGAGACCGCCCCAGTCAAACTACCCACCATACACTGTCCTCGATCCGGATAACGGACCTGAGTTAGAACCTCAAAGTTGCCAGGGTGGTATGTTCRGAAAAGATAACCGCTGAAAGCATCTAAGCGGGAAACTTGCCTCAAGATGAGATCTCACTGGAGCCTAGAGCTCCCTGAAGGGCCGTCGAAGACTACGACGTTGATAGGCAGGGTGTGTAAGCGCTGAGAGGCGTTTCAATTTCACTGAGTCTCGGGTGGAGACAGCGCCGCCATCGTTACGCCATTCGTGCAGGTCGGAACTTACCCGACAAGGAATTTCGCTACCTTAGGACCGTTATAGTTACGGCCGCCGTTTACCGGGGCTTCGATCAAGAGCTTCGCGTTAGCTAACCCCATCAATTAACCTTCCGGCACCGGGCAGGCGTCACACCCTATACGTCCACTTTCGTGTTTGCAGAGTGCTGTGTTTTTAATAAACAGTCGCAGCGGCCTGGTATCTTCGACCGGCGTGGGCTTACGCAGCAAGTGCTTCACCCTCACCGGCGCACCTTCTCCCGAAGTTACGGTGCCATTTTGCCTAGTTCCTTCACCCGAGTTCTCTCAAGCGCCTTGGTATTCTCTACCCAACCACCTGTGTCGGTTTGGGGTACGGTTCCTGGTTATCTGAAGCTTAGAAGCTTTTCTTGGAAGCATGGCATCAACCACTTCGTCGCCTAAAGGCAACTCGTCATCAGCTCTCGGCCTTGAAACCCCGGATTTACCTAAGATTTCAGCCTACCACCTTAAACTTGGACAACCAACGCCAAGCTGGCCTAGCCTTCTCCGTCCCTCCATCGCAATAACCAGAAGTACAGGAATATTAACCTGTTTTCCATCGACTACGCTTTTCAGCCTCGCCTTAGGGACCGACTAACCCTGCGTCGATTAACGTTGCGCAGGAAACCTTGGTCTTTCGGCGTGGGTGTTTTTCACACCCATTGTCGTTACTCATGTCAGCATTCGCACTTCTGATACCTCCAGCAAGCTTCTCAACTCACCTTCACAGGCTTACAGAACGCTCCTCTACCGCATCACTTGCGTGATACCCGTAGCTTCGGTGTATGGTTTGAGCCCCGTTACATCTTCCGCGCAGGCCGACTCGACTAGTGAGCTATTACGCTTTCTTTAAAGGGTGGCTGCTTCTAAGCCAACCTCCTAGCTGTCTAAGCCTTCCCACATCGTTTCCCACTTAACCATAACTTTGGGACCTTAGCTGACGGTCTGGGTTGTTTCCCTTTTCACGACGGACGTTAGCACCCGCCGTGTGTCTCCCATGCTCGGCACTTGTAGGTATTCGGAGTTTGCATCGGTTTGGTAAGTCGGGATGACCCCCTAGCCGAAACAGTGCTCTACCCCCTACAGTGATACATGAGGCGCTACCTAAATAGCTTTCGAGGAGAACCAGCTATCTCCGAGCTTGATTAGCCTTTCACTCCGATCCACAGGTCATCCGCTAACTTTTCAACGGTAGTCGGTTCGGTCCTCCAGTCAGTGTTACCTAACCTTCAACCTGCCCATGGATAGATCGCCCGGTTTCGGGTCTATTCCCAGCGACTAGACGCCCTATTAAGACTCGCTTTCGCTACGCCTCCCCTATTCGGTTAAGCTCGCCACTGAAAAT contains:
- a CDS encoding biotin--protein ligase, which produces MLTLLKLLKDGRFHSGQALGAALGISRSAVWKQLQHLEADLGLSVHKVRGKGYQLAKPLLLLDVAQICANGLCEWPVHVFDSIDSTNAEALRSIERGVQAPFLVLAERQIAGRGRRGRKWVSPFADNLYHSLVLRIDGGMRQIEGLSLVVGLAVMHALRDMGIAEAALKWPNDVLVGEKKIAGILLELVGDPADVCHVVLGVGINVNMRSTDEVDQQWTSMSLESGRDFDRNELVARLGAKLQQYLALHHEAGFAAIQSEWERFHLWQGRAVSLIAGVNRIDGVVMGIDHQGALRLKVDGVEKTFSGGELSLRLRDDS